Part of the Candidatus Thiothrix putei genome, GATCTAACAAGCTGCTGCATTCACCCTGACGGCATTGTTCCAAGGCTCCGCTAACATTGTAAGAAAACGATGAGGCTTGCCACACTGCATGGAAGCCGCTGTCATTAACGTCACGTGTTTCGGGGAGTAATTCACCGCTAAAGCTGGGGTGAGGCCAGTTAGCCGCCAGTTTTACCGTGCTGTTTTCAGCTAATAGGGCGAAATTCATCGAGCGCATTCCGCGCAATGCCACATCGAATTGGAAGGGAATACGCTGGCTTTGGGTCAAATCGAGGTCGGGGAGTTTGGCGTGCATCCCGGCACTGGCACTGCCGGGAAGATTGTTCCCCGGTTTGAAGGCGAGGGTTGTGCCGTTCCATTGCAAGCTGGGCGGGGTGGCAATGCCGCGTTGATCACGTACCATGACGGCAAGCTGGGGTTTTTCCCAGCGGATTTGTTTGTTTTTGGTGTCAGCAATGCGATCCAGCAAGGCTTGCGTATTGAACTCACCCGTAACGTGTAAATCACTGGTATACACCGGCACATCGTAAATGCCGCGATAGCGTAATGCGCTGTTGAGTTGGCTGGTAATGTCAAGGCGTGTCGGCATCAGGTACAGCGTGTCTTTGTCCGTGACTTCGCGCCGGATTTCACGTTCCTTGCCGTCTTTGTCTTTGACCATTTCCTTGATGTTGTAGGTCAGTTGGTAGGGAATGGTGAGCACCGGGCCT contains:
- the creD gene encoding cell envelope integrity protein CreD, producing MSNQRYYLKLALIAFLIILLLIPQAFMLGLVGERESWRSQAYQSIEQSWPGTQTLAGPVLTIPYQLTYNIKEMVKDKDGKEREIRREVTDKDTLYLMPTRLDITSQLNSALRYRGIYDVPVYTSDLHVTGEFNTQALLDRIADTKNKQIRWEKPQLAVMVRDQRGIATPPSLQWNGTTLAFKPGNNLPGSASAGMHAKLPDLDLTQSQRIPFQFDVALRGMRSMNFALLAENSTVKLAANWPHPSFSGELLPETRDVNDSGFHAVWQASSFSYNVSGALEQCRQGECSSLLDRAVGFDLIQPVDVYQQSERSIKYAALFIILTFVVLMLFELLKKLRVHPVQYTLVGFALLVFYLLLISLSEHIDFLQAYGIAALASTSLLTLYFAAILHSRKLGLLLGAGLAGLYTLLYIILQAEENALLMGSVLIFAVLALLMMATRHFDWYALTTEKDKG